One Oscillospiraceae bacterium genomic region harbors:
- a CDS encoding type II toxin-antitoxin system PemK/MazF family toxin → MQVKRGDIYYADLSPVVGSEQGGVRPVLIVQNDVGNKYSPTVIAAAVTSQLNKSKLPTHIAIDAMKYGLPKDSVILTEQIRTIDKRRLKEKIGHVDETLMNSVNDALFVSFGL, encoded by the coding sequence GTGCAAGTGAAACGAGGCGATATTTATTATGCTGACCTGAGCCCTGTGGTAGGTTCGGAGCAGGGCGGTGTGCGACCTGTTCTGATTGTGCAGAACGACGTGGGGAATAAATACAGTCCCACTGTGATTGCTGCGGCAGTAACCAGTCAGCTCAATAAGTCCAAATTGCCTACGCATATCGCAATTGATGCAATGAAGTATGGGTTGCCCAAAGACTCCGTAATTCTTACCGAGCAAATCCGTACCATTGATAAACGTAGACTGAAAGAAAAAATCGGTCATGTAGATGAAACGCTGATGAACTCAGTAAACGATGCTTTGTTTGTCAGTTTCGGACTTTAA